Proteins encoded within one genomic window of Brassica rapa cultivar Chiifu-401-42 chromosome A09, CAAS_Brap_v3.01, whole genome shotgun sequence:
- the LOC103843589 gene encoding ras-related protein RABA5e, whose translation MYSDDEGREEYLFKIVVIGDSAVGKSNLLSRYARNEFSANSKATIGVEFQTQSMDIDGKEVKAQIWDTAGQERFRAVTSAYYRGAVGALVVYDISRRMTFESVGRWLDELKIHSDTTVARMLVGNKCDLENIRAVSVEEGKSLAEAQGLFFVETSALDSTNVRIAFEKVILDIYNNVSRKQLNSDTYKDKLTVSRVSLVKDDDNTDPKQSSGFSCCSS comes from the exons ATGTATTCAGACGACGAAGGGAGAGAAGAATATCTGTTCAAGATCGTGGTTATCGGTGACTCGGCGGTCGGAAAATCAAACCTCCTGTCACGGTACGCTAGGAACGAGTTCAGCGCGAATTCCAAAGCGACAATAGGTGTGGAGTTTCAGACGCAGAGCATGGATATTGATGGCAAGGAGGTTAAGGCTCAGATTTGGGACACTGCTGGCCAGGAGCGCTTTCGTGCTGTTACATCCGCTTATTACCGTGGCGCTGTCGGTGCACTTGTTGTCTACGACATTAGCCGCAGGATGACCTTCGAGAGCGTCGGACGTTGGCTCGATGAGCTCAAGA ttcATTCTGATACAACGGTGGCGAGAATGCTGGTGGGGAACAAGTGCGACCTAGAAAACATAAGAGCAGTGAGCGTGGAAGAAGGCAAATCCCTAGCAGAAGCCCAAGGACTATTCTTTGTAGAAACATCGGCTCTTGATTCAACTAACGTTAGAATAGCTTTCGAGAAGGTCATACTTGACATCTACAACAACGTAAGCCGTAAGCAACTAAACTCGGATACGTACAAAGATAAACTCACTGTGAGTCGGGTAAGTCTCGTTAAGGACGATGATAACACTGACC
- the LOC103843591 gene encoding protein FAM136A has translation MDHIAAAEEQIVTERLRRKLEEVNVSAQSQLSPIQDHINFTLQQAYFKCAYECFDRSRKQEEIANCVEHCSVPVVKSQQYFEGEMAQFQERMNRSLMVCQDKFEASKLHKNRVDAAKDMEGCINQSIEESLNTLPHIVQRMKTAFSIRD, from the exons ATGGATCACATAGCGGCGGCGGAAGAGCAAATTGTAACGGAGAGGCTTCGAAGAAAGCTCGAGGAAGTCAATGTTTCTGCTCAGTCCCAGCTCTCTCCTATTCAGGATCACATCAATTTCACCCTTCAG CAAGCTTACTTCAAGTGTGCGTACGAGTGCTTTGACAGAAGCAGGAAGCAAGAGGAGATAGCTAACTGTGTTGAGCACTGCAGTGTTCCTGTTGTCAAATCTCAGCAGTATTTCGAAGGCGAAATGGCTCAGTTTCAG gaAAGGATGAACAGATCTCTCATGGTCTGTCAAGACAAATTTGAGGCTTCGAAGCTCCATAAGAACAGGGTTGATGCGGCCAAAGATATGGAAGGCTGCATTAACCAATCCATTGAGGAGAGTCTCAACACGTTGCCTCACATTGTGCAGAGGATGAAGACAGCCTTTTCCATTCGCGACTAA